Proteins from one Streptomyces roseifaciens genomic window:
- a CDS encoding alanine racemase, with product MAVNGTPPPPPSLPAHPDPATDAVLGSGLLHELAHAFGSPFHFLLPHRFDANLAAFRAALADAGVDGRVYYAKKANKAAAWVERCAAAGAGVDVASPGELREALGHGVRGENIVVTGPAKSEELLRVAALQGALTAVDSLDELDRLTAAPRAGGAPPPRLLLRVLPPAQPGSRFGLDGAELEEALTHCARAGDAVRMEGFGFHLSGYAVQPRADLAGHLVDLCLKARVMGLRADRISIGGGFAVDYSAADDWHSFLAAQQPGHYHAHRRFTPADFYPYHSPVAGADALRAVLAAVPAGGRDSLGSRLRETGTLLLMEPGRALLDRAGCSVFRIQGVKDRDGYAILTVDGTSLSLSEQWFNSEFLPDPVLVPTAGRAGRTRRTGGTGGTGVHPACAGGATCLESDLLTWRKIPFPVRPSVGDLLVYPNTAGYQMDSNESPFHDLPLPPKVVVDTTDDGTDDGTDGTTDGTTGGGRPRWRLDRRPAC from the coding sequence GTGGCGGTGAACGGCACGCCTCCGCCCCCTCCGAGCCTGCCCGCGCACCCCGACCCCGCGACGGACGCGGTCCTCGGCAGCGGCCTCCTCCACGAGCTGGCCCACGCCTTCGGCAGCCCCTTCCACTTCCTGCTCCCGCACCGCTTCGACGCCAACCTCGCCGCGTTCCGCGCGGCGCTGGCCGACGCCGGGGTGGACGGGCGCGTGTACTACGCGAAGAAGGCCAACAAGGCCGCCGCATGGGTCGAACGCTGCGCCGCCGCGGGCGCCGGAGTGGACGTCGCGAGCCCCGGCGAGCTCCGCGAGGCCCTGGGCCACGGCGTCCGCGGCGAGAACATCGTGGTGACCGGGCCGGCCAAGAGCGAGGAACTGCTGCGCGTGGCCGCCCTCCAGGGCGCCCTGACCGCGGTCGACTCCCTCGATGAACTCGACCGCCTCACCGCGGCGCCCCGGGCGGGCGGGGCCCCTCCGCCCCGGCTGCTGCTCCGCGTCCTGCCCCCGGCACAGCCCGGCAGCCGCTTCGGCCTGGACGGGGCGGAGCTCGAGGAGGCCCTCACGCACTGCGCACGGGCCGGTGACGCCGTCCGGATGGAAGGCTTCGGCTTCCACCTCTCCGGCTACGCCGTCCAGCCGCGCGCCGACCTCGCCGGCCACCTCGTCGACCTCTGCCTCAAGGCACGGGTCATGGGGCTCCGGGCCGACCGGATCAGCATCGGCGGCGGCTTCGCCGTTGACTACTCGGCGGCCGACGACTGGCACTCCTTCCTCGCGGCGCAGCAGCCCGGGCACTACCACGCGCACAGGAGGTTCACCCCCGCCGACTTCTACCCGTACCACTCGCCGGTCGCCGGGGCCGACGCCCTCCGCGCCGTACTGGCCGCCGTCCCGGCGGGCGGCCGGGACAGCCTCGGCAGCAGGCTCCGGGAGACCGGCACCCTCCTGCTGATGGAGCCCGGCCGCGCGCTGCTGGACCGGGCCGGCTGCTCCGTCTTCCGCATCCAGGGCGTCAAGGACCGCGACGGTTACGCGATCCTCACCGTCGACGGCACGAGCCTGAGCCTGTCCGAGCAGTGGTTCAACAGCGAATTCCTCCCCGACCCCGTGCTGGTCCCCACGGCCGGCCGGGCCGGGAGGACTCGGAGGACCGGGGGGACCGGGGGGACCGGGGTACACCCCGCGTGTGCGGGCGGTGCCACCTGCCTGGAGTCGGACCTGCTCACCTGGCGCAAGATCCCCTTCCCCGTCCGCCCCTCGGTCGGCGACCTGCTGGTCTACCCCAACACGGCGGGCTACCAGATGGATTCGAACGAGTCCCCCTTCCACGACCTGCCGCTGCCCCCCAAAGTCGTGGTCGACACCACCGACGACGGCACCGACGACGGCACCGACGGCACCACCGACGGCACCACGGGCGGCGGCCGGCCGCGCTGGCGCCTGGACCGCCGACCCGCCTGCTGA
- a CDS encoding cysteine synthase family protein, whose translation MNEALMRPAVVSRISDLIGRTPLFELCRTDNGSRLLLKLEMYNPTGTAKIRMARQMVLDAEARGELRPGGRIIESTSGNTGLGLAVVAAERGYAFTAVVDHHACSDKLRAMKALGTELVYVADDGTEELATAAREELAEEMARGRDNTVFTEQHNNPSNGVGYHPVAHELHQALGGRIDVLIGAVGTGGSLCGTASELRRLVPGVRTVGVEPKGSIAFGGPAHDYYQSGTGTPEGAEIGALVDFDLIDEGVKVGDVEAFATARAVARTGLLIGGSAGGVVHEALSRLPSLPPGTTIVALVNDGGEKYMDTVFDDAWMNARNLTDPALEREIDEALTKLRKG comes from the coding sequence ATGAACGAGGCACTGATGCGCCCCGCCGTGGTCTCCCGCATCTCCGACCTCATCGGACGCACCCCGCTGTTCGAGCTGTGCCGCACCGACAACGGCAGCCGGCTGCTCCTCAAGCTGGAGATGTACAACCCCACCGGCACCGCCAAGATCCGCATGGCCCGTCAGATGGTCCTCGACGCCGAGGCCCGCGGCGAGCTGCGCCCCGGCGGCCGCATCATCGAGTCCACCTCCGGCAACACCGGGCTCGGCCTCGCCGTCGTCGCCGCCGAGCGCGGCTACGCCTTCACCGCCGTCGTCGACCACCACGCCTGTTCCGACAAGCTGCGCGCCATGAAGGCGCTCGGCACCGAACTCGTCTACGTGGCCGACGACGGCACCGAGGAGCTGGCCACCGCCGCGCGCGAGGAACTCGCCGAGGAGATGGCCCGCGGCCGGGACAACACCGTCTTCACCGAACAGCACAACAACCCCAGCAACGGCGTCGGCTACCACCCCGTCGCCCACGAGCTCCACCAGGCCCTCGGCGGCCGCATAGACGTCCTCATCGGCGCCGTCGGCACCGGCGGCTCCCTGTGCGGCACCGCGAGCGAGCTGCGCAGGCTCGTTCCCGGCGTGCGGACCGTCGGCGTCGAGCCCAAGGGGTCGATCGCCTTCGGCGGCCCCGCCCACGACTACTACCAGTCCGGCACCGGCACCCCCGAAGGCGCCGAGATCGGCGCGCTGGTCGACTTCGACCTGATCGACGAGGGCGTCAAGGTCGGCGACGTCGAGGCCTTCGCGACGGCCCGCGCCGTCGCCCGCACCGGCCTCCTCATCGGCGGCTCCGCGGGCGGCGTCGTCCACGAGGCGCTGTCGCGCCTGCCGTCCCTGCCGCCGGGCACCACTATCGTCGCCCTCGTCAACGACGGCGGGGAGAAGTACATGGACACCGTGTTCGACGACGCGTGGATGAACGCCAGGAACCTCACCGATCCCGCCCTGGAGCGCGAGATCGACGAGGCCCTCACCAAACTCCGCAAGGGCTGA
- a CDS encoding MATE family efflux transporter yields the protein MDPTILLRDGRALAGLAVPLVLTQLAQVALTTTDTVMMGLLSTRDLAAGGLALVIFNQLRTMGVGLVTSVGNRIAAAAARAETADGDPAQSDAEVRRIVRASMAVATLAGLAGAVLMLLVGQALTLLGQEAAVADRVRTLLPALAPGLLPCLWFQAVRQFTVGMRRPQALLQITLASVAVNAGLDWALIHGTWGLPKLGLTGIGVATSAVYLLSFLALYASARRDPALAPLLSLNVFAADRTTVRELVRLGVPIAATYGSEAGFFSVTALMAGSFGSAALAAHTAVNQLVYIVFQVAVGLSHAASINVSRELALGRVHAALRIKNTALACAAAVMAAVGAVYVTLPGLVLRPFLDGGAAGDDRAVTIATQLLLVVAVLQFFDCAQNIGVGLLRGLDDTRSGFRITLVGYWAVGLPAAWLFGYAAGLDTLGIWLGLLAGLATTAVLLLRRYGSGLRARVREQEAAATACPGPPAGRPLRRPSGADQG from the coding sequence ATGGACCCGACCATCCTCCTCCGCGACGGCCGGGCGCTGGCCGGCCTCGCCGTCCCCCTCGTCCTCACCCAGCTCGCCCAGGTGGCCCTGACCACCACCGACACGGTGATGATGGGCCTGCTGAGCACCCGCGACCTGGCGGCCGGCGGCCTGGCCCTCGTCATCTTCAACCAGCTCCGCACCATGGGCGTCGGCCTGGTCACCTCCGTGGGCAACCGGATCGCGGCCGCCGCCGCCCGCGCCGAGACCGCGGACGGCGACCCCGCGCAGAGCGACGCGGAGGTCCGCAGGATCGTCCGCGCGAGCATGGCGGTGGCCACCCTCGCCGGGCTGGCCGGGGCAGTCCTCATGCTCCTCGTCGGGCAGGCCCTCACCCTGCTCGGCCAGGAGGCCGCCGTCGCCGACCGCGTACGGACGCTGCTGCCCGCCCTCGCCCCCGGCCTGCTGCCGTGCCTGTGGTTCCAGGCGGTCCGCCAGTTCACCGTCGGCATGCGCCGCCCCCAGGCCCTGCTGCAGATCACCCTCGCCTCCGTCGCCGTCAACGCCGGCCTCGACTGGGCGCTGATCCACGGCACCTGGGGCCTGCCGAAGCTGGGCCTGACCGGCATCGGCGTCGCCACCTCCGCCGTCTACCTGCTCTCCTTCCTCGCCCTGTACGCCTCCGCGAGGAGGGACCCGGCCCTCGCCCCGCTGCTCAGCCTCAACGTGTTCGCGGCCGACCGCACCACCGTGCGCGAGCTGGTGCGCCTGGGCGTCCCCATCGCCGCCACCTACGGATCCGAGGCCGGGTTCTTCTCGGTCACCGCCCTGATGGCCGGGTCCTTCGGCAGCGCCGCCCTGGCCGCCCACACAGCCGTCAACCAGCTCGTCTACATCGTCTTCCAGGTCGCCGTGGGGCTCTCCCACGCGGCCTCCATCAACGTCAGCCGCGAACTCGCCCTCGGCCGCGTCCACGCCGCACTGCGCATCAAGAACACCGCGCTGGCCTGTGCCGCCGCCGTCATGGCAGCCGTCGGCGCCGTCTACGTCACCCTGCCCGGCCTGGTCCTGCGCCCGTTCCTGGACGGCGGGGCCGCGGGCGACGACAGGGCCGTGACGATCGCGACGCAGCTGCTGCTCGTCGTCGCCGTGCTCCAGTTCTTCGACTGCGCGCAGAACATCGGCGTCGGCCTCCTGCGCGGGCTCGACGACACCAGGAGCGGCTTCCGGATCACCCTCGTCGGCTACTGGGCCGTCGGCCTCCCCGCCGCCTGGCTCTTCGGCTACGCGGCCGGCCTCGACACCCTCGGCATCTGGCTCGGCCTCCTCGCCGGTCTGGCCACCACCGCGGTCCTCCTCCTGCGCCGCTACGGCAGCGGCCTCCGCGCCCGCGTACGGGAGCAGGAGGCCGCTGCCACTGCGTGTCCGGGGCCGCCGGCCGGGCGCCCGCTGCGGAGGCCGTCAGGCGCCGACCAGGGGTGA
- a CDS encoding FUSC family protein, with translation MLKRAFMAPDPGLGRLRIAVRAVLGVTFAVTVVQLSGLPLTASITGGLTALLALFTVADPTVRRQVNTTALLPVVGFPVLALAAGLHGLPLVRDAAFLAVVFCGVYARRWGPRGNALGIFGFMMFFATQFLHAVPAQLPHLYTAMIMSLAAAGSVRFGFWCIERRTPPPAGPAPLAGRGLARVTTRQAFQTAFACGLALAVGQMVSDERWYWAVGTAWWIFVNTASRGETLVRGFRRVLGTVMGIATGMVVALPLHGAPAATAALVAVCVFGIFYTAAVSYTWMMFAVTVMAGLLYGLLGVLDADLLTLRLAQTGVGAAGAALAVLLVLPVTTHATTDAWIQRALRCVHACAAEAAARLAGSETADPAPRVTELELLLGRVRLSLAPLVHPLNPFRARKEKARRVVALLDDCAREVRGLASVAADPEASHDDRLAAACWRVETAVEALTTPGKARDAAAASAAAPEHLPAEPALAHLHDLERALAELAAPLRSTRPSPLVGA, from the coding sequence TTGCTGAAGAGGGCGTTCATGGCACCGGATCCGGGCCTGGGCAGGCTGCGGATCGCCGTCCGCGCCGTCCTGGGCGTGACCTTCGCGGTCACCGTGGTCCAGCTGTCCGGCCTGCCGCTGACCGCCTCCATCACCGGTGGGCTCACGGCGCTGCTCGCGCTGTTCACCGTCGCCGACCCGACCGTGCGGCGCCAGGTGAACACGACCGCGCTGCTGCCGGTCGTGGGCTTCCCCGTGCTCGCTCTGGCGGCCGGGCTGCACGGGCTGCCGCTGGTGCGCGACGCGGCCTTCCTCGCCGTCGTCTTCTGCGGGGTCTACGCCCGCCGCTGGGGCCCGCGGGGCAACGCGCTCGGGATCTTCGGCTTCATGATGTTCTTCGCGACGCAGTTCCTGCACGCCGTCCCCGCACAGCTGCCGCACCTGTACACGGCCATGATCATGTCCCTGGCGGCCGCGGGCTCCGTCCGCTTCGGGTTCTGGTGCATCGAGCGGCGCACCCCGCCGCCCGCGGGCCCGGCGCCCCTCGCCGGGCGCGGGCTGGCGCGCGTCACGACCCGGCAGGCCTTCCAGACCGCCTTCGCCTGCGGCCTGGCGCTCGCCGTGGGCCAGATGGTCTCCGACGAGCGCTGGTACTGGGCCGTCGGCACCGCCTGGTGGATCTTCGTCAACACCGCGTCGCGCGGCGAGACGCTCGTCCGGGGCTTCCGGCGGGTCCTGGGCACGGTGATGGGCATCGCCACCGGAATGGTCGTCGCCCTCCCCCTGCACGGGGCGCCCGCGGCCACAGCGGCCCTCGTCGCGGTGTGCGTCTTCGGCATCTTCTACACCGCCGCCGTCTCGTACACGTGGATGATGTTCGCCGTGACGGTGATGGCCGGGCTGCTCTACGGGCTCCTCGGGGTCCTGGACGCGGACCTGCTCACGCTGCGGCTGGCCCAGACCGGCGTGGGAGCCGCCGGTGCGGCGCTCGCCGTGCTCCTCGTGCTGCCGGTGACCACGCACGCCACCACCGACGCCTGGATCCAGCGCGCCCTGCGCTGCGTGCACGCCTGCGCCGCCGAGGCCGCCGCGCGCCTGGCCGGCTCGGAGACGGCCGACCCCGCGCCGCGGGTGACCGAGCTGGAGCTGCTGCTCGGCCGGGTCCGGCTCTCCCTCGCTCCGCTCGTCCACCCGCTGAACCCCTTCCGCGCCCGCAAGGAGAAGGCCCGCCGCGTGGTCGCGCTCCTCGACGACTGCGCCCGCGAAGTGCGGGGGCTGGCGTCCGTGGCCGCCGACCCGGAGGCCTCCCACGACGACCGGCTCGCCGCCGCCTGCTGGCGCGTGGAGACCGCGGTGGAGGCGCTCACCACACCGGGGAAGGCGCGCGACGCGGCGGCCGCCTCGGCGGCAGCGCCCGAGCACCTGCCGGCCGAGCCGGCCCTCGCCCACCTGCACGACCTGGAGAGGGCCCTGGCCGAACTGGCGGCGCCGCTGCGCAGCACCCGGCCCTCACCCCTGGTCGGCGCCTGA
- a CDS encoding CynX/NimT family MFS transporter: protein MLWYALAVLLVGINMRPAIVAVSPLLDEIRHVTGLSNGGAGALSTLPLICFGIFAPLAPRLARRWGMERTLVAVLAVLLCGTAIRIVPSLFPLFAGTFLVGTAVAVANVVITALIKRDFPQQVGLMSGLHTTMLVGGGAVTAAATVPLRDALSLSWAGGLSVWGVLALAALVVWAPRLRRGREQPRVAAQAGGSIWRSRLAWAVALFYAFQSLLYYTATTWLPSFYIDHGYTEGGAGVLLAVCMGSAMVTSLLVPVWAQRSRRQSYLAVGGTVLCMAAFAGLIAAPVGAAVLWAVLLGLGLGAVLSLGIAYMSMCVRSTHDAGLLSAMSQCVGYLLAAVGPTAFGAARDLTGAWTAGLIALVVLAVPMGITGALAGRGGHVER, encoded by the coding sequence GTGCTCTGGTACGCGCTGGCGGTGCTGCTGGTCGGGATCAACATGCGGCCCGCCATCGTGGCGGTCTCCCCGCTGCTGGACGAGATCCGGCACGTCACCGGCCTGTCCAACGGCGGCGCCGGCGCGCTGTCGACGCTGCCGCTGATCTGCTTCGGCATCTTCGCTCCGCTCGCGCCCCGGCTGGCCCGCCGCTGGGGCATGGAACGCACCCTGGTCGCAGTGCTGGCGGTGCTGCTGTGCGGCACCGCGATACGCATCGTCCCGTCGCTGTTCCCGCTGTTCGCCGGGACGTTCCTGGTCGGCACGGCGGTGGCCGTCGCGAACGTGGTCATCACGGCGCTGATCAAGCGGGACTTCCCGCAGCAGGTCGGGCTGATGTCCGGGCTGCACACCACCATGCTGGTCGGCGGGGGCGCGGTCACGGCCGCCGCGACCGTTCCACTGCGCGACGCGCTGTCGCTGTCGTGGGCCGGCGGCCTGTCCGTCTGGGGCGTGCTGGCGCTCGCGGCGCTGGTGGTGTGGGCGCCGCGGCTGCGCCGGGGACGGGAGCAGCCGCGGGTGGCGGCGCAGGCGGGCGGCTCGATCTGGCGCAGCAGGCTGGCCTGGGCGGTCGCCCTGTTCTACGCGTTCCAGTCCTTGCTGTACTACACCGCGACCACCTGGCTGCCGTCGTTCTACATCGACCACGGCTACACCGAGGGCGGCGCCGGGGTGCTGCTGGCGGTCTGCATGGGCTCCGCCATGGTCACCTCGCTCCTGGTGCCGGTGTGGGCGCAGCGGTCCCGGCGGCAGAGCTACCTGGCGGTGGGCGGCACCGTGCTGTGCATGGCCGCCTTCGCCGGCCTGATCGCCGCGCCGGTCGGGGCGGCGGTGCTGTGGGCCGTCTTGCTGGGGCTCGGTCTGGGGGCCGTGCTCTCCCTGGGCATCGCCTACATGTCGATGTGCGTCCGCAGCACGCACGACGCGGGCCTGCTGTCGGCGATGTCGCAGTGCGTGGGCTATCTGCTGGCGGCCGTGGGCCCGACCGCCTTCGGCGCCGCCCGCGACCTGACCGGGGCGTGGACCGCCGGGCTGATCGCGCTGGTGGTCCTGGCCGTGCCGATGGGGATCACCGGTGCGCTCGCCGGCCGCGGAGGCCACGTCGAACGGTAG
- a CDS encoding MBL fold metallo-hydrolase — translation MSSAESVTLRRLAWAGVEVAAGDVRVVIDAIRNTEDLAGFQGQPRRPLPSIDAAPGVRTHAFVTHLHPDHCDRKLLAEVAASDGGSVGCHTPIVDVLGGMGVTAVPQEMGERRKIGPFTTIPVASHDWRGDDQVAWIVEAPGLRVIHFGDTIWHGMWWSIARDYGPFDVAFLPIAGVMARREGLTPTNQPATLTPEQAVEAAVVLQASTACAIHYDLFNNPPYYTEQHDVRGRFLRAARARGIRGIAPGDGKPVPLATAA, via the coding sequence ATGAGTTCGGCCGAGAGCGTCACCCTCCGGCGTCTCGCCTGGGCCGGCGTCGAAGTGGCGGCCGGGGACGTACGGGTCGTCATCGATGCCATCCGGAACACCGAGGACCTGGCGGGGTTCCAGGGCCAGCCGCGGCGGCCCCTGCCCAGCATCGACGCCGCGCCGGGGGTACGGACCCACGCCTTCGTCACCCACCTCCACCCCGACCACTGCGACCGCAAGCTGCTCGCCGAGGTCGCCGCGAGCGACGGCGGCAGCGTGGGCTGCCACACGCCGATCGTGGACGTCCTGGGCGGGATGGGGGTGACGGCGGTGCCGCAGGAGATGGGCGAGCGGCGGAAGATCGGGCCGTTCACCACCATTCCCGTGGCGTCGCACGACTGGCGCGGCGACGACCAGGTCGCCTGGATCGTCGAGGCCCCCGGCCTGCGCGTCATCCACTTCGGCGACACCATCTGGCACGGCATGTGGTGGTCGATCGCGCGCGACTACGGCCCCTTCGACGTCGCGTTCCTTCCCATCGCCGGGGTGATGGCGCGCCGCGAGGGCCTCACGCCGACCAACCAGCCCGCCACGCTCACCCCGGAGCAGGCCGTCGAGGCGGCGGTGGTCCTCCAGGCGTCGACCGCCTGCGCGATCCACTACGACCTCTTCAACAACCCGCCGTACTACACCGAGCAGCACGACGTGCGCGGGCGCTTCCTGCGGGCGGCCCGGGCCAGGGGGATCCGCGGCATCGCCCCCGGCGACGGCAAACCCGTGCCCCTCGCCACCGCCGCCTGA
- a CDS encoding catalase translates to MTESRPVTTTDSGIPVPSDEFSQSVGADGPLLLQDHYLIQKLAHFDRERVPERVVHAKGGGAYGVLEITEDVSQYTKADVFRRGKRTDLFLRFSTVAGELGFADTARDPRGFAVKLYTEEGNYDIVGNNTPIFFIRDPQKFPDFIHSQKRRADNHLHDNNMQWDFWTLSPESAHQVTILMSDRGTPFSWRHMNGYGSHTFLWYNAAREKFWVKYHFKTDQGIRNFTNDEAAAAGADDPDFHIRDLHQAIRKGDHPTWTLQVQVMPFEDAADYRFNPFDLTKIWPHEDYPPIDIGTLTLNRNPENYFAEVEQAAFEPSNLVPGVAPSPDKMLQGRLFSYPDTHRYRIGANYLQLPVNRPKNAVHSYNRDGSMRYGNPGDPVYAPNSFGGPVADPMLLVGEHYEVTGEIVRSAHRLHAEDDDFVQARALWEKVMTDTDRAHLVTNIVAHASAPEVTAETKERVVDYWRSVHKDLGLQVARGLGVQGK, encoded by the coding sequence ATGACCGAGAGTCGTCCCGTGACGACCACGGACAGCGGTATCCCGGTACCGAGCGACGAGTTCTCCCAGTCCGTGGGGGCCGACGGCCCGCTGCTGCTGCAGGACCACTACCTGATCCAGAAACTCGCGCACTTCGACCGCGAGCGCGTGCCCGAGCGGGTCGTGCACGCCAAGGGCGGCGGCGCGTACGGAGTCCTGGAGATCACCGAGGACGTCAGCCAGTACACCAAGGCCGACGTCTTCCGCCGCGGCAAGCGCACGGACCTGTTCCTGCGCTTCTCGACGGTGGCCGGCGAGCTCGGCTTCGCGGACACGGCCCGTGACCCGCGCGGCTTCGCGGTGAAGCTGTACACCGAAGAGGGCAACTACGACATCGTCGGCAACAACACGCCGATCTTCTTCATCCGCGACCCGCAGAAGTTCCCGGACTTCATCCACTCGCAGAAGCGGCGTGCCGACAACCACCTGCACGACAACAACATGCAGTGGGACTTCTGGACGCTGTCGCCGGAGTCGGCGCACCAGGTCACGATCCTGATGTCCGACCGCGGCACCCCGTTCTCCTGGCGGCACATGAACGGCTACGGCAGCCACACGTTCCTGTGGTACAACGCCGCCCGGGAGAAGTTCTGGGTGAAGTACCACTTCAAGACGGACCAGGGCATCAGGAACTTCACCAACGACGAGGCGGCGGCCGCGGGCGCCGACGACCCGGACTTCCACATCCGGGACCTCCACCAGGCGATCAGGAAGGGCGACCACCCGACCTGGACCCTCCAGGTGCAGGTCATGCCCTTCGAGGACGCGGCGGACTACCGGTTCAACCCGTTCGACCTGACCAAGATCTGGCCGCACGAGGACTACCCGCCGATCGACATCGGCACCCTGACCCTCAACCGCAACCCGGAGAACTACTTCGCCGAGGTCGAGCAGGCAGCCTTCGAGCCGTCGAACCTGGTGCCGGGCGTGGCGCCCTCCCCGGACAAGATGCTGCAGGGGCGGCTGTTCAGCTACCCCGACACCCACCGCTACCGGATCGGCGCGAACTACCTGCAGCTGCCGGTCAACCGGCCGAAGAACGCGGTGCACTCCTACAACCGCGACGGGTCCATGCGGTACGGAAACCCGGGCGATCCGGTGTACGCGCCCAACAGCTTCGGCGGCCCGGTCGCCGACCCGATGCTGCTCGTCGGCGAGCACTACGAGGTCACCGGCGAGATCGTCCGCAGCGCCCACCGGCTCCACGCCGAGGACGACGACTTCGTCCAGGCGCGGGCCCTGTGGGAGAAGGTCATGACCGACACGGACCGCGCGCACCTGGTGACCAACATCGTCGCGCACGCCTCGGCGCCCGAGGTGACGGCGGAGACGAAGGAGCGCGTCGTCGACTACTGGCGCAGCGTCCACAAGGACCTGGGCCTGCAGGTCGCCAGGGGCCTGGGTGTCCAGGGGAAGTAA
- a CDS encoding SAM-dependent methyltransferase: METVSYTSQWTAAARALESERSDALFNDPLARALAAPRGFELLDHYGGGGLVEFVAVRTRYLDDAINDLVGSGIRQVVLIAAGMDTRAYRLSLPDDVTVFEVDHQALIDEKEKRLAQLGSPTPTVKLQRVGADLAGDWSASLRAAGFDPSLPTLWIPEALLFFLTEEQSATLMRTFAANSAPGSWVSVDILSRTLLRSPATQIFLSSLNEDGIPWLFGTDEPEEFMAGTGWTVRELKEPGEPGAGEGRWPYAVQPREVKGVPRNWLLRAELA; encoded by the coding sequence ATGGAGACCGTGTCCTACACGTCGCAGTGGACTGCGGCCGCCCGCGCCCTGGAGAGCGAGCGGAGCGACGCGCTGTTCAACGACCCGCTGGCCCGGGCGCTCGCCGCGCCGCGCGGATTCGAGCTGCTCGACCACTACGGCGGCGGCGGGCTCGTCGAGTTCGTGGCCGTCCGCACCCGCTACCTCGACGACGCCATCAACGATCTCGTGGGAAGCGGCATCCGGCAGGTCGTGCTGATCGCGGCCGGCATGGACACGCGCGCCTACCGGCTGAGCCTCCCGGACGACGTCACCGTGTTCGAGGTCGACCACCAGGCGCTGATCGACGAGAAGGAGAAGCGCCTCGCCCAGCTCGGCTCCCCCACGCCGACCGTCAAGCTCCAGCGCGTCGGGGCGGACCTGGCGGGCGACTGGTCCGCGTCGCTGCGCGCCGCCGGCTTCGACCCCTCCCTGCCCACGCTGTGGATCCCCGAGGCCCTGCTGTTCTTCCTGACCGAGGAGCAGTCCGCCACGCTGATGCGCACCTTCGCGGCCAACTCCGCCCCGGGCAGCTGGGTGTCGGTGGACATCCTGAGCAGGACGCTGCTGCGCAGCCCCGCCACCCAGATCTTCCTGTCCTCCCTCAACGAGGACGGCATCCCCTGGCTCTTCGGGACCGACGAGCCCGAGGAGTTCATGGCCGGCACCGGCTGGACCGTACGGGAGCTCAAGGAGCCCGGCGAGCCCGGTGCGGGCGAGGGCCGCTGGCCCTACGCCGTCCAGCCCCGCGAGGTCAAGGGAGTGCCGCGCAACTGGCTGCTCCGCGCGGAACTCGCCTAG
- a CDS encoding MaoC family dehydratase, which yields MGRFLHAEDYETGTRHDLGTHKVTAEEITAFGRTYDPQPYHVDEEAGRASAFGGLIASGWNTAAIWMRLYVTTLLPDAAAAGTVEGSPGVDEVRFLHPVRPGDVLNGTCEILGSLPSLSAPDFRIVRNRGRLLNADGTEVLTLILNARFRCRPKNS from the coding sequence ATGGGTCGCTTCCTCCACGCCGAGGACTACGAGACCGGGACGCGCCACGACCTCGGGACGCACAAGGTGACGGCCGAGGAGATCACCGCCTTCGGCCGCACCTACGACCCGCAGCCGTACCACGTCGACGAGGAGGCGGGGCGCGCCTCCGCCTTCGGCGGCCTGATCGCCAGCGGCTGGAACACCGCGGCGATCTGGATGCGCCTGTACGTGACGACGCTGCTGCCCGACGCCGCGGCCGCGGGCACGGTCGAGGGCTCGCCCGGGGTGGACGAAGTGCGCTTCCTGCACCCGGTCCGGCCGGGTGACGTGCTGAACGGCACGTGCGAGATCCTCGGCTCCCTCCCCTCCCTCTCCGCGCCCGACTTCCGCATCGTCCGCAACCGCGGACGCCTGCTGAACGCGGACGGGACCGAAGTGCTGACCCTGATCTTGAACGCCCGGTTCCGGTGCCGGCCCAAGAACTCCTGA
- a CDS encoding holo produces MPSKTSSNVDAVRNWLLAKHPERTSIAPDEDLIGSRLVDSLSFVEFVLTVEEASGKEIDHEAIDLADFRTLEAIERKYF; encoded by the coding sequence ATGCCCAGCAAGACCTCGTCCAACGTTGACGCCGTGCGCAACTGGCTGCTGGCCAAGCACCCCGAGCGCACCTCCATCGCCCCGGACGAGGACCTCATCGGCTCCCGCCTCGTCGACTCCCTCTCCTTCGTCGAGTTCGTCCTGACGGTCGAGGAGGCCAGCGGGAAGGAGATCGACCACGAGGCCATCGACCTCGCCGACTTCCGCACGCTGGAGGCCATCGAGCGGAAGTACTTCTGA
- a CDS encoding holo-ACP synthase: protein MSGTAIRVGVDLVPLSRVRTMADADDGRLLHLMLTPAEAELSRFTSGWDVHGVAGRLAAKEAVFKLLHVTGQPLPWQSIEVLKSPGEWPCVRLTGPASRWAAEAGIEAIDISISHEEQFAVAVAAGATGHPPLEEEFHAQQDLVQR from the coding sequence GTGAGCGGAACCGCGATCCGGGTCGGGGTGGACCTCGTCCCCCTGTCCCGCGTACGGACCATGGCCGATGCCGACGACGGCCGGCTGCTGCACCTGATGCTCACCCCCGCGGAAGCGGAGCTGAGCCGGTTCACCTCCGGATGGGACGTCCACGGAGTGGCCGGCCGGCTCGCGGCCAAGGAGGCGGTCTTCAAGCTCCTCCACGTCACCGGCCAGCCGCTTCCCTGGCAGTCCATCGAGGTGCTGAAGAGCCCCGGCGAATGGCCCTGCGTCCGGCTCACCGGACCGGCGAGCCGGTGGGCCGCCGAGGCCGGCATCGAGGCGATCGACATCAGCATCTCCCACGAAGAACAGTTCGCCGTCGCCGTCGCGGCCGGCGCGACGGGACACCCCCCACTAGAGGAGGAATTCCATGCCCAGCAAGACCTCGTCCAACGTTGA